A region of the Candidatus Hinthialibacter antarcticus genome:
GAAGATAGTTATGAAGTCGGATTCGGCTCAGACGGCGACCGCATTTTGGGCCGCTTAGAACACGTCGCGGGCGGGCTGGCCACTGTGCAAATCGCAGGCGTGGCGCGGTTCATCATCAACACCGCAAAAACCGCTCCCGGCGTGGGCGACTCGCTGGTGGTTGACGGCGCAGGCAAGGTCTATCAGGCCCCCGCCATCGACGGCGCGACCGGCGACCCTGCGGGCGGAAACATTGCGCGCGGCGTGACCCTCTCAGCTGACGCCAATGCCTGCGACGCCTTGTTATAAGAAGAACGAAATTCTCAAAAGGAGAACACCCAATGTTTATTGCCGAAGAAAAACTCGACGCGTTGCCGCAATCATTGCAACGCGCGGCCACGGTGGCGCTGCATGAAGGCATGTACGCCGAAGCGGCGCAACGCAGCATGGATCTCACCAGTTATCTGGAGTCGCTCGACCCCTCAGAATCAAACGCCCAACTGGACGCCTTTGAACGCCAACTGGCGCTGGCAGGCATCCGCGTGAACGGCGACGACGCTGACATCGTTGACCGCTTTTTCGCCTCGCAAGAAAGCACCGTCTTGTTTCCCGAATTTGTGTCGCGCGCGGTGCAATCCGGGTATGAAGATTTTGCGAAATTGAAAAAGGTGCTGGCTGGACGGGTCAAAATTGACGACAGCTCCTACAAGAGCATCTATATGGATGACTCGGTGATTGCCCCCGCAGACAAAGCGCTGGCGTTGATCGGCGAAGGCGCTAACTTGCCGATGGTTGAAATTAAATCCGCCGAGCACACCGTCAACGTGAGCAAGTACGGGCGCTACTTGCAGGCGACCTATGAAGCCATCCGCCGCAAACGTACGTCAGTGTTGGCGGTGTTCTTGCGCACCATCGGGCTGCAAATTCAGCGCGACAAATTTGAAGACGCGGTGGCAGTTTTGGTTGACGGCGACGGCAACGACAACGCCGCGTCCACCCTGAACACCGACGTAAGCGGGACGCTCGATTATGACGACCTCGCCGAATTCGCGTTGTCGTTCGACCCCTACGAACTCAACGTCATGATCTGCAACCCGACCACCGCGCTGAAACTGATGAACGTGTCTGAGATCAAAGACCCGGTCGTCTCCAAAGACTTCCAGGTCAAAGGCGAACCGCTCCGCTTGTTCGGCGCTGAACTTCTTGTGGATGACGCCGTCGCTGATAACCGCATCATCGGCCTCGACCGTCGCTTTGCCTTGCAGGAAGTTTTTGAAACTGGCGTGTTCGTCGAAAGCGAACGTTTGATTCGCCGCCAGATTGAAGGCGCTGCGATTTCAGAAACCGCCGGGTTCGCCAAGGCCATCACCGCCGCATCCAAAGTGCTACACATCACCTGGTCGTAATGGTTGCGGGGCGGGCGCTTGGTTGCGTCCGCCCTGGTTCATCAAGGAGGTAGGCGAATGCCATTTGTAAGCGAACAAGAACTGCGCAAGCAAACATTTCTACGCGACTACGACAGCGTTCCGTCCGAACAGTTGCGCGAAAGTTTGCAACAAGCGCATGAAGAAATTTTGGCGCAGACAACGCTAACCGACGACTCGCCAGTGAACGCGGCGATTGCGCGGGCGGAAATTAATTTAACGCTGGCGGTGTGGTTTCAAGCCAAGGCGGCGGCGACGGCGGTGAACGCCCAAGACCTTACCTTGACGGGCGTGCGCATAAACGAGCATAGCGCGGTGGAAAGCCAGTTGGCCTTGGCCGACCGCTTTCGTGAAGAAGCCTGGGGGATGCTGGCGCCGTATTCGCGCAGCGCCCGGCCTGCGCCGTTGCAAATGGCGCGGGAGGAAGCGTGATGACGCGCATCGGCGGATTTTTGTTCCCAACAAAAGCCACTCATGTTCAAAGCATGATGGTGGAAGCCAATAGCAAGGTGCGAAAAGAACTTCGCATCCGCTCGTTGTTACGCGCGGCCTCGCCGCGTGAATTAGACAAGCGCTTGCAAGAATTACAGGCGGCGGTTGAAGCCTTCGACTGCGGCAAGGCGACGCTCAGTTTGCGTCCGGGTGAAATTCATTATGGGCGGCGTCGCTCGTTTGAACTTGCGCCGCAGCGTCGCAGCCTGGCGGCGGGCGTCGATCTGTTGATATGGACGAACGACCGCTATGCGCGCAGCGAAACCTTGCACCAACTTGAGGGCGAAACCTATTTATCGAACGCGCAGGCGTCGGTGTTTAATCGCGGCAATTGGAGCAGCCCTGCGCAGATTTCCATTGAAGCCAAATCGCTGATTCAAACCGTCACAATCGAAACGGCGAGTGAAACCTTCACGCTCACCGATGTTGTGAACTCTGGCGAAACCCTGGTGGTTGATTCAGACAATCGCGCAGTAGGCATCAACGGACGCAATGCGTTCGCCGCAAGCAACCAACAGTTTCCTATGTTGGAGCCGGGCGCCAACACGCTGCAAATCACGCTGACGCCGTCCAGCGCCGAGGCGCAATTTCAGGTCGCCTACCGCGATGTGTGGGTATAAAGGAGAAGCAATGACTGCAAACGCAATTGTAGAAAACGGCCCGCCTGCGTTGGTCTATTCGCGCGAGGCGCCGGGGTTCCAAGACGACGCCGTCACCGCCGAAGACCTGGCGGCGATCAACCAACTGAGCGCTGCGCCGCTGCGGGCGGAACAGGTCTTCGTACGCAGTATGTATTTGTGTTCGACCCAGCCTTGCGACGCGGACGGCTGTCAGTTCACGCTGGCGGCGTTGCAGCAAATCGCCCGTTTGATCGTGGGGCAATCGGTATTGCCGGGGCATGACCGGCGCTCGTTGCCGTTGGCGCGTTTTTTTCGGGCGGAGGTCGTTGAGCGCGACGGCGAGATGCAGCCCGCGCATTTTGTGCGCGCTTGGTTTTACTGGCTGCGCGACACCTCCGGCGCAAAAGATTTGCTATTGAACATCGACGGCGGCATCTATCGCGAGGTGTCGCTCGCGTGGAAATTCAACCGCTGGCGTTGCTCGATTTGCAACGCGCAAAACAACCAGTGCAGCCATCGGCCCGGCGAACGCTACGGCGAAAAAATTTGCTACCGCTTGATCGATTCGGTCAGCGAAGTGCTCGAAGGCTCTCTGGTTTACAAGAGCGCCGACCGCTCCACGAACGTGACCGGCGCCCGTTCGGCGGGTGACGCTGACGCCACCGTATTCATGGTCGCGCAGCGCGGCGATCCCGTCTTTGACTATCTCAACGCGCAGGGCCTGATTGACGATGCGGCCCCGATTTCTGACTGGGACGAGAGCCTGCGCGGCAGCGTCGAAGCCGCCTGGCGCCGCGACGCAGGCGAACGCAGCCACGATTTGATCGAGCGTTCCTTGGCGGAACAAGGCGTGGTCTTGCATGAGCAGCTTGCACACGCAAGCAGCATCGAGGGCGCCGTTAGCGCGTCGATGCGTCAGGGTGATGGACTGCGCACGATTCCATCCATTGGGGAGGCTAACTAATGGGCATTTATG
Encoded here:
- a CDS encoding phage tail family protein, translated to MTRIGGFLFPTKATHVQSMMVEANSKVRKELRIRSLLRAASPRELDKRLQELQAAVEAFDCGKATLSLRPGEIHYGRRRSFELAPQRRSLAAGVDLLIWTNDRYARSETLHQLEGETYLSNAQASVFNRGNWSSPAQISIEAKSLIQTVTIETASETFTLTDVVNSGETLVVDSDNRAVGINGRNAFAASNQQFPMLEPGANTLQITLTPSSAEAQFQVAYRDVWV